One Maledivibacter sp. DNA window includes the following coding sequences:
- the nuoF gene encoding NADH-quinone oxidoreductase subunit NuoF, which translates to MKIVIGQGSCGIAAGANKVHTEFEKQINDKNLHVELALTGCIGMCHLEPIVDVVDDNGDKTRYVTVKPEMVEEIVAKHIIEKQKVSEYTIDEVDQRILDKQERIALRNCGIINPEHIEEYIEKGGYKAAEKCIKDMSPQEVIEEIKIAGLRGRGGAGFPTWFKWNAAKQSPGDTKYIVCNADEGDPGAFMDRSVLEGDPHNLIEGMIIGGYAMGASEGIIYVRAEYPLAIVRLKIAIDQAREKGFLGKGIFNEEGFNFDLRIKAGAGAFVCGEETALIASLEGERGMPRLKPPFPAQKGYWGQPTNINNVETFANVPWILAKGGKAFAALGTEKSNGTKVFALTGKIKKGGLVEVPMGMSLKEIIFDIGGGIKEDKEFKAVQMGGPSGGCIPKHLLDTPVDYDSINKTGAIMGSGGMVVMDETTCMVDMARFFLEFTRKESCGKCIYCRIGTKRMLEILTRICEGNGKDGDIEMLEELGQKIKEGSLCGLGQTAPNPVLSTLKYFREEYESHIYDKKCPAKQCENLLSYNILQDKCIGCGLCARKCPVDAIKGQIKQPHLIDNEKCIKCGQCKKACKFNAIEVM; encoded by the coding sequence ATGAAGATAGTTATTGGTCAAGGAAGCTGTGGTATAGCAGCTGGAGCTAATAAAGTTCATACAGAATTTGAAAAACAAATAAATGATAAAAATCTTCATGTGGAGCTTGCACTAACTGGCTGTATCGGTATGTGCCATCTAGAGCCTATCGTTGATGTGGTAGATGATAATGGAGATAAGACAAGATATGTAACTGTAAAGCCTGAAATGGTAGAAGAAATAGTAGCAAAGCATATTATAGAAAAACAAAAAGTCAGTGAATATACCATAGATGAAGTGGATCAAAGGATATTAGATAAGCAAGAGAGAATAGCACTTAGAAACTGTGGAATCATTAATCCAGAACATATTGAAGAGTATATAGAAAAAGGTGGATATAAGGCTGCTGAAAAATGTATTAAGGACATGAGCCCACAGGAAGTAATAGAAGAGATAAAGATAGCAGGATTAAGGGGTAGGGGTGGAGCAGGATTTCCTACATGGTTTAAATGGAATGCAGCAAAACAGTCACCTGGAGATACTAAATATATTGTATGTAATGCAGATGAGGGTGACCCAGGAGCATTCATGGATAGAAGTGTTTTAGAGGGCGATCCCCATAACTTAATTGAAGGAATGATCATTGGTGGATATGCCATGGGAGCTTCTGAAGGTATCATTTATGTTAGAGCAGAATACCCCTTAGCAATAGTTCGTCTAAAGATTGCAATAGACCAGGCTAGGGAAAAGGGCTTCCTAGGAAAAGGAATATTTAATGAAGAAGGATTTAATTTTGATTTAAGAATTAAAGCTGGAGCAGGAGCCTTTGTATGTGGTGAAGAAACTGCACTTATTGCTTCCTTAGAGGGTGAAAGGGGTATGCCTAGGTTGAAGCCTCCATTCCCAGCACAAAAGGGATATTGGGGTCAGCCTACAAATATCAATAATGTTGAGACCTTTGCAAACGTTCCTTGGATACTTGCAAAGGGTGGAAAAGCCTTCGCAGCTCTGGGAACTGAGAAAAGTAATGGAACTAAGGTTTTTGCCCTTACTGGAAAGATAAAAAAGGGTGGTTTAGTTGAAGTGCCTATGGGCATGAGTCTTAAAGAAATCATTTTTGATATAGGCGGAGGTATTAAAGAAGATAAGGAATTTAAAGCAGTTCAGATGGGTGGACCTTCTGGAGGCTGTATTCCTAAGCACCTTTTAGATACTCCCGTTGATTATGATTCCATAAATAAGACTGGAGCTATTATGGGTTCTGGTGGTATGGTAGTAATGGATGAAACCACTTGTATGGTAGATATGGCACGTTTCTTCCTTGAATTCACTCGTAAAGAATCCTGTGGTAAGTGTATATACTGTAGAATTGGTACAAAAAGAATGCTTGAGATTCTTACTCGAATTTGTGAAGGTAACGGAAAAGATGGAGATATAGAAATGTTGGAAGAACTGGGGCAAAAGATAAAGGAAGGTTCTTTATGTGGTCTTGGACAAACTGCTCCAAATCCAGTACTCAGTACCCTCAAATATTTCAGAGAAGAATATGAGAGTCATATATATGATAAAAAATGTCCGGCTAAGCAATGTGAAAATCTACTTTCTTATAATATCTTGCAGGATAAATGTATAGGATGTGGGCTTTGTGCTAGGAAATGTCCCGTGGATGCAATTAAGGGCCAGATAAAACAACCTCATCTTATAGATAATGAAAAATGTATTAAATGTGGTCAGTGTAAAAAGGCATGTAAGTTTAATGCAATAGAAGTCATGTAG
- the nuoE gene encoding NADH-quinone oxidoreductase subunit NuoE, whose product MQCCCGNKDGSIKRLQVDLKKLDPILDKYKGLSGSLISVLQEAQDIYNYLPIEVLDYIATEMKVKPAKVHGVATFYTQFRLEPVGEFVIMLCQGTACHVNGSKAIEEAITEELKIKEGETTEDNLFTLENVACLGCCSLSPVMMINGETYGNLTPDKAKEIIREIKSNKSEEV is encoded by the coding sequence ATGCAATGCTGTTGTGGTAATAAGGATGGTAGTATCAAAAGGTTGCAAGTTGATTTAAAAAAGCTAGATCCGATATTAGATAAGTACAAGGGTTTATCGGGGAGCTTGATTAGTGTTCTTCAGGAGGCGCAGGATATATATAACTATCTACCTATAGAGGTTTTAGATTATATAGCTACAGAGATGAAAGTAAAACCTGCGAAGGTTCATGGAGTAGCAACTTTTTATACCCAATTCAGATTAGAACCCGTTGGTGAATTTGTAATTATGTTATGTCAAGGTACTGCCTGTCATGTTAATGGTTCAAAGGCTATTGAAGAAGCTATCACAGAGGAGCTAAAGATTAAAGAAGGTGAAACAACAGAGGATAATCTGTTTACCCTAGAAAATGTGGCTTGTCTTGGATGCTGTAGTCTATCACCAGTTATGATGATTAATGGAGAGACCTATGGAAATCTTACTCCAGATAAGGCAAAGGAAATCATAAGAGAAATCAAGTCAAATAAAAGCGAGGAGGTGTAG
- a CDS encoding S4 domain-containing protein: MSQIVLNWELFEDKIDSIERYCSGCGKKVIFYDSMVRRHNANGKKIYKYAIYKCEKGHTWNKIINKYFSNNSNTLSNPNSLESNRYSKEEKYRKKGDTKVKIEKFSAMKYKKENIDRIDIFIKNKNCKIRLDKLLNENLIDISRTQIQNKIKAKEILVNDVETKSKYILKDGDKITIFI, translated from the coding sequence ATGAGTCAAATAGTATTAAATTGGGAGTTATTCGAAGACAAAATCGACAGTATAGAAAGATATTGTTCAGGTTGTGGAAAGAAGGTAATATTCTACGATTCCATGGTTAGAAGACATAATGCCAATGGAAAAAAAATATATAAATATGCTATATATAAATGTGAAAAAGGACATACATGGAATAAAATTATAAATAAGTACTTTTCAAACAACTCAAACACTCTAAGTAATCCCAATTCACTGGAAAGCAATAGATATTCAAAGGAAGAAAAATATAGAAAAAAAGGTGACACAAAAGTAAAAATCGAGAAGTTTTCTGCCATGAAATATAAAAAAGAAAATATTGATAGAATTGATATATTTATAAAAAATAAAAATTGCAAAATTAGACTTGATAAGCTGTTAAATGAAAATTTAATAGATATAAGCAGAACACAGATACAAAATAAAATTAAAGCAAAAGAAATATTAGTTAACGATGTAGAAACAAAATCCAAGTACATTTTAAAAGATGGAGATAAAATTACTATTTTTATTTGA
- the mglC gene encoding galactose/methyl galactoside ABC transporter permease MglC, with the protein MVSIESKKTKEILFQNAIYIVLAVLVIVIAICDSRFLSLVCLRDILLQSSTRVIIALGVSFILITGGVDLSSGRVVGLAAVLSASMLQTGDYIRRFFPDLPKLPLVIPVLIAVVAGLIAGLMNGFIVSKLSVPPFIATLGTMVIVYGLNSIYFDISPNDSQPIGGLRSDFTNLGSGYLYSIPIIVLIAITVSIIVWVIYNKTNLGKNMYAIGGNQEAAEVSGINVGRTLLTLYAIAGALYGLAGVLEAARTGGATNNYGTMYELDAIAACVVGGVSTSGGIGTVPGVLAGVLIFSVINYGLTFIGVNPYWQLIIKGLIIVTAVAFDIRKYLTKK; encoded by the coding sequence ATGGTTAGTATAGAGAGTAAGAAAACAAAGGAAATATTATTTCAAAATGCAATTTATATAGTCTTAGCAGTACTGGTAATAGTTATTGCCATTTGTGATTCCCGTTTTTTATCTTTAGTATGCCTTCGTGACATTCTACTGCAAAGCTCAACGAGGGTTATTATAGCGTTGGGTGTTTCCTTTATATTAATAACAGGAGGTGTGGATTTATCATCGGGGAGAGTTGTTGGACTCGCAGCCGTTCTTTCCGCTTCCATGCTTCAAACAGGGGATTACATCAGAAGATTTTTTCCCGATTTACCTAAATTACCATTAGTTATACCTGTTTTGATTGCAGTTGTTGCGGGATTAATAGCAGGCTTAATGAATGGATTTATTGTATCTAAGCTAAGTGTACCGCCTTTTATTGCAACTCTTGGTACTATGGTAATTGTTTATGGATTAAACTCCATTTATTTTGATATCTCACCAAATGACTCACAACCCATAGGGGGCTTACGAAGTGATTTCACAAACTTGGGTTCAGGATACCTTTATTCGATTCCAATAATTGTGCTGATTGCCATAACAGTATCGATAATAGTGTGGGTCATATATAACAAGACAAATTTAGGTAAAAATATGTATGCCATAGGAGGGAATCAAGAAGCAGCAGAGGTATCTGGCATAAATGTGGGACGGACATTGCTTACTCTTTATGCTATTGCAGGCGCTCTTTACGGACTTGCTGGAGTGCTGGAAGCAGCTAGAACAGGAGGGGCAACCAATAATTATGGAACCATGTATGAATTGGATGCCATTGCAGCTTGTGTAGTAGGAGGAGTATCAACTTCAGGTGGTATTGGTACCGTACCGGGAGTACTTGCCGGGGTACTTATATTTAGTGTAATAAACTATGGGCTAACATTCATTGGTGTAAATCCCTATTGGCAGCTTATAATAAAGGGGCTTATTATTGTCACAGCGGTTGCCTTTGATATAAGGAAGTATTTAACTAAGAAATAA
- a CDS encoding sugar ABC transporter ATP-binding protein, translating to MSKSNYLLEMNDMSKEFPGVKALDNVTLKVRRGSVHALMGENGAGKSTLMKCLFGIYKQDSGEIILNDKKIDIYNSRVALNNGISMIHQELHPVPYRSVMENIWLGRFPNKGYGPFSFIDHKKMYADTKKLFLDLDMNIEPRTIIKNLSVSEVQLVEIAKAISYNSKIIVMDEPTSSLTDNEVKHLFRLINRLKDKGISIIYISHKLEEISQISDEVTIMRDGRLIGTWDTVNITTDMIISKMVGRDLNQRFPARSNGIGETILKVQGLTSPFPKSFKDVSFELHKGEVLGIGGLVGAQRTELVEAIFGLRSVESGDIFIDGKKVKIKSPIDAKKHGIALLTEERRVTGIIPVLNVQENTLVANLKQYISSLFLIDEKKRREDTDRSIERLGVKTPSYKTLIKNLSGGNQQKVLLARWLLTKPDILILDEPTRGIDVGAKYEIYTMIVDLAKQGKSIIMISSEMPELIGMSDRIMVMCEGKLSGFVDGNNANEEAIMRLATEFSL from the coding sequence ATGAGTAAAAGTAATTACTTGCTGGAAATGAATGATATGTCAAAGGAATTTCCCGGCGTAAAGGCGTTGGATAATGTAACTTTAAAAGTCCGTAGAGGAAGTGTACATGCACTTATGGGTGAAAATGGTGCAGGGAAATCTACACTTATGAAATGCTTATTTGGAATATATAAGCAGGATTCTGGCGAAATTATTCTAAACGACAAAAAGATCGATATATATAATTCAAGGGTTGCACTTAATAACGGTATTTCAATGATCCACCAGGAGCTTCATCCAGTACCCTATAGAAGTGTAATGGAAAATATATGGCTTGGAAGATTTCCAAATAAGGGGTACGGACCCTTTAGTTTTATAGATCATAAGAAAATGTATGCGGATACAAAAAAACTTTTTTTAGACCTTGATATGAATATAGAACCAAGGACTATAATTAAAAATTTGTCTGTATCTGAAGTACAATTGGTGGAAATAGCTAAAGCCATTTCCTATAACTCAAAAATCATAGTCATGGATGAACCAACATCCTCATTAACGGATAATGAAGTGAAGCACCTGTTTAGATTAATAAACCGCTTGAAGGATAAGGGCATTTCTATTATTTATATATCCCATAAACTGGAAGAGATATCCCAAATATCGGATGAGGTAACAATTATGAGAGATGGTAGGTTAATTGGGACTTGGGATACAGTCAATATTACTACGGATATGATTATATCGAAGATGGTAGGTCGTGATCTTAATCAAAGATTTCCAGCACGAAGTAATGGGATTGGTGAGACTATATTGAAGGTTCAAGGACTTACATCCCCCTTTCCTAAATCCTTTAAGGATGTATCCTTTGAATTACATAAGGGGGAAGTACTAGGTATAGGTGGGCTTGTAGGCGCTCAACGGACAGAATTAGTCGAAGCAATTTTCGGACTGAGATCTGTAGAGTCAGGAGATATATTTATAGATGGCAAAAAGGTTAAAATAAAATCTCCTATTGATGCAAAAAAACATGGGATTGCATTACTTACAGAGGAACGTCGTGTTACGGGTATAATACCAGTGTTAAATGTGCAAGAAAATACGTTAGTTGCAAATTTAAAGCAATATATAAGCTCTCTTTTCCTTATCGATGAAAAGAAAAGAAGGGAAGATACTGATAGGAGTATTGAAAGGCTGGGGGTTAAGACGCCTTCCTATAAAACTCTGATTAAAAATTTATCGGGTGGAAATCAGCAAAAAGTGCTTTTGGCTAGATGGCTTCTTACTAAGCCAGATATATTGATATTAGATGAACCGACCCGTGGAATTGATGTTGGAGCAAAATATGAAATATATACAATGATCGTTGATTTAGCCAAACAAGGTAAAAGTATAATAATGATATCCTCCGAGATGCCAGAGCTTATCGGTATGTCTGATAGAATAATGGTCATGTGTGAAGGCAAACTTTCAGGCTTTGTAGATGGAAATAATGCTAATGAAGAAGCTATAATGCGTCTTGCCACAGAATTTAGCTTGTGA
- the mglB gene encoding galactose/glucose ABC transporter substrate-binding protein MglB yields MKKGRKIVVFITVITLLISILSACGNSATNSSNDGGDIQIGVAIYKFDDTFMTGVRNEISASAEGKAQVDIVDSQNSQPTQNDKVDLFITKKVNALAINPVDRTAAGVIIDKAKKADVPVVFLNREPLPEDMKKWDKVYYVGAKAEESGTISGQLIVDYWKANPDADKNKDGVLQYVMLKGEPGHQDAELRTKFSVKAVEDAGIKVEKLAEDTGMWDRVKGQEKMAAFIASHGDNIEAVFANNDDMALGAIEALKASGYFTGDKYMPVVGVDATAPALKALEDGTLLGTVLNDAKNQGKATFNLAYVLAKGETPNKENAGYEITDEKYVWIPYKKITKENMDDAK; encoded by the coding sequence ATGAAAAAAGGGAGAAAAATTGTTGTATTTATTACCGTAATCACACTTTTAATCAGTATACTTTCTGCATGTGGTAACAGTGCCACAAATAGTAGTAACGACGGTGGAGATATACAAATCGGAGTTGCAATCTACAAATTTGATGATACATTTATGACTGGCGTTCGTAATGAAATATCTGCAAGTGCAGAGGGTAAAGCACAGGTAGATATTGTTGATAGTCAAAACTCACAACCAACACAAAATGATAAGGTAGATCTTTTTATTACTAAGAAAGTCAATGCCCTAGCAATAAATCCCGTTGATCGTACTGCCGCAGGAGTGATCATCGATAAAGCAAAGAAAGCAGATGTGCCAGTTGTATTTTTAAATAGGGAACCTCTACCCGAGGACATGAAAAAATGGGATAAGGTGTATTATGTAGGTGCAAAGGCTGAAGAATCTGGAACAATATCTGGTCAGCTTATAGTAGATTATTGGAAAGCTAACCCGGATGCAGATAAAAATAAGGACGGAGTTTTACAATATGTTATGTTGAAGGGAGAACCAGGACATCAAGATGCAGAATTACGTACCAAATTCTCTGTTAAGGCCGTTGAAGATGCAGGGATAAAGGTTGAAAAGCTTGCTGAAGATACTGGAATGTGGGACCGTGTGAAGGGTCAAGAAAAAATGGCTGCATTCATAGCTTCCCATGGAGATAATATAGAGGCTGTATTTGCTAATAATGATGATATGGCACTGGGAGCAATAGAAGCATTAAAGGCTTCCGGATATTTTACAGGGGATAAGTATATGCCCGTAGTTGGAGTTGACGCAACGGCACCTGCACTAAAGGCACTTGAAGATGGAACCCTTCTTGGAACAGTGCTAAACGATGCTAAGAACCAAGGTAAAGCTACATTCAATCTAGCATATGTTCTTGCCAAAGGGGAAACTCCAAACAAAGAAAATGCTGGATACGAAATAACCGATGAAAAATATGTATGGATACCTTATAAAAAAATAACGAAAGAAAATATGGATGATGCTAAGTAA
- a CDS encoding substrate-binding domain-containing protein, protein MNKEMYRIKKLLITFLIIILCLSLAACNKSAVVNKNEQKRNIAFIVKMKSGDYWKTVKMGADTAAKEFNVDIDFNAPYGEEDIEGQIELVNRAIDNKADAIIVAASDYNGLVEVIEKAYDRKIPIIIIDSEVNTEKYNSFIGTDNFDAGKKAAEILISMIGKKGNIAIMGFVKGTGNGEQREKGFSNIISQYSGINVISKEYCLSNIERAVILTKKIIRENEDVDAIVALNAISSIGVAKAIDEMNLAGKVKVVTFDSTPEEIEYLEGGVIQATIIQNPFSMGYLGVKNAVKALEKKDIKKRIDTGSKVINIENMYLPENQKLLFPFVK, encoded by the coding sequence ATGAATAAAGAAATGTATAGGATAAAAAAGCTTTTGATCACTTTCCTCATAATTATACTTTGCTTATCCTTAGCAGCATGTAATAAGAGTGCTGTTGTTAATAAAAATGAACAAAAAAGAAATATAGCTTTTATTGTAAAAATGAAAAGTGGTGACTACTGGAAAACTGTAAAAATGGGAGCAGATACTGCAGCTAAGGAATTTAATGTAGATATAGATTTTAATGCACCCTATGGTGAAGAAGATATAGAAGGTCAGATAGAATTAGTTAATAGGGCAATTGATAACAAAGCCGATGCCATTATAGTGGCGGCAAGTGATTATAATGGGCTCGTAGAAGTAATCGAAAAAGCATATGATAGGAAAATTCCAATAATAATAATTGATTCTGAGGTTAATACAGAAAAATATAACAGCTTCATAGGAACCGATAATTTTGATGCGGGTAAAAAAGCTGCGGAAATACTTATAAGCATGATAGGAAAAAAAGGTAATATAGCCATCATGGGTTTTGTGAAGGGTACAGGGAATGGAGAGCAAAGGGAAAAAGGATTTTCAAATATAATCTCACAGTATAGCGGAATAAATGTGATCTCAAAGGAATATTGTCTTTCAAACATAGAGCGTGCTGTAATACTAACAAAAAAGATTATTCGAGAGAATGAAGATGTTGATGCAATAGTTGCTTTAAATGCAATATCCTCCATAGGCGTTGCAAAGGCAATAGATGAAATGAATTTAGCAGGAAAAGTAAAAGTAGTAACCTTCGATAGCACTCCCGAGGAGATTGAATACTTAGAAGGGGGAGTGATACAGGCCACAATTATTCAAAACCCCTTTAGTATGGGGTATTTGGGGGTAAAAAATGCAGTTAAAGCCCTAGAAAAGAAGGACATAAAAAAACGTATAGACACGGGTTCAAAGGTAATAAATATAGAAAATATGTATTTGCCTGAAAATCAGAAACTTTTGTTTCCATTTGTAAAATGA
- a CDS encoding sensor histidine kinase → MEGKKEKRIFTRLVGGLSFRSLQFIITVSFTFITVLAMLFVALTLYKKFSDIAEQNTSISNEEVVEQVNMNLDHYMRSMIEISDLLENNININQYSSRSKLEEYMNIILSTRKDIVTIALFTEDEDAVACAPSLPLKNNVVLSNQDWFQIHSKNSDNLYFSSPHVQNLFPKKHNWVVSLSRKVTFMKNNKPVKGVLLIDMNFRTIEEICQRVNLGKKGYVYIMHSNGSIIFHPQQQLVYVGLKYENHYDFIKYSYGNFIQDLNGEKRMLTINTLPYADWKIVGVFYMDEIAATKKETSIFVKWILFFGVVFFIVILAFISAKISQPIKQLEQSMKMVEEGRFDINIDIKGEDEVVRLSKTFNMMISRIRQLMNQIVVEQEAKRKSELNALQAQINPHFLYNTLDSIVWMAENEKSGDVITMVTSLARLFRISISKGKHIITVNEELIHARNYLIIQKMRYKNKFEFSFQVQEEILKYKTLKLILQPIIENAIYHGIEYMVDEGLITIWGRIMDGKLLFEVRDNGLGMKKDILENILSREAIDKKTFGVGVKNVHERIRLYFGNEYGLEIESELEEGTSVKIWLPLIEEEDYE, encoded by the coding sequence ATGGAGGGTAAGAAAGAAAAAAGAATATTTACCAGGTTGGTAGGGGGTCTGAGCTTTAGAAGTCTACAATTCATTATAACTGTATCATTTACGTTTATAACTGTTCTCGCCATGTTATTTGTAGCATTAACATTATATAAAAAGTTTTCCGATATCGCTGAACAAAATACTTCAATTAGTAATGAAGAGGTGGTAGAACAGGTAAATATGAATCTAGATCATTATATGAGAAGCATGATAGAAATCTCTGATCTATTGGAAAATAATATAAATATCAATCAATATTCCTCTAGATCAAAGCTAGAAGAATATATGAATATAATTTTAAGTACTAGAAAGGATATAGTGACCATAGCACTATTCACCGAAGACGAAGATGCAGTTGCCTGTGCGCCATCACTTCCATTAAAGAACAATGTAGTTTTATCTAACCAAGATTGGTTCCAAATACACTCAAAAAACAGTGATAACCTTTATTTTTCCTCCCCCCATGTACAGAACTTATTTCCTAAAAAACATAATTGGGTTGTGTCCTTAAGTAGGAAGGTAACATTTATGAAAAACAACAAACCAGTTAAAGGTGTATTATTAATAGATATGAACTTTAGAACCATAGAAGAGATTTGTCAGAGGGTTAATCTAGGAAAAAAAGGTTATGTCTATATCATGCATTCCAACGGAAGTATTATTTTTCATCCCCAGCAGCAGTTAGTTTATGTGGGTCTAAAATATGAAAACCATTATGATTTTATAAAATATAGCTATGGCAATTTTATTCAAGATTTAAATGGTGAAAAAAGGATGCTCACAATAAATACATTGCCCTATGCCGATTGGAAAATAGTCGGGGTATTTTATATGGATGAGATAGCAGCTACTAAAAAGGAAACAAGCATATTTGTTAAATGGATTTTATTCTTTGGAGTAGTATTCTTTATAGTAATACTCGCATTTATTTCGGCAAAAATATCTCAGCCCATAAAGCAGCTTGAGCAGTCCATGAAAATGGTGGAGGAGGGTCGTTTTGATATTAATATTGATATTAAAGGTGAAGATGAAGTTGTAAGGCTTTCAAAGACCTTCAATATGATGATATCGAGGATAAGGCAGCTAATGAATCAGATAGTGGTTGAACAGGAGGCAAAACGCAAGAGTGAACTCAATGCCCTTCAAGCCCAGATAAATCCCCATTTTCTCTACAATACCTTAGACTCTATTGTATGGATGGCGGAAAACGAGAAAAGTGGAGATGTAATAACAATGGTTACTTCACTAGCTAGATTGTTCAGAATAAGTATAAGTAAGGGGAAACATATAATTACAGTAAATGAAGAGCTTATACATGCCAGAAACTATTTGATTATTCAAAAGATGAGATACAAAAACAAGTTTGAGTTTAGTTTTCAAGTTCAGGAAGAGATTCTTAAATATAAGACCCTAAAGTTAATTTTGCAGCCTATTATTGAAAATGCAATATATCATGGAATCGAATATATGGTTGATGAAGGCTTAATTACCATATGGGGAAGAATCATGGATGGGAAATTACTATTTGAAGTAAGGGATAATGGTTTAGGAATGAAAAAAGATATCCTTGAAAACATACTTTCCCGGGAAGCAATAGATAAAAAAACCTTTGGAGTAGGGGTTAAAAACGTACATGAAAGGATAAGACTTTATTTTGGAAATGAATATGGTCTTGAAATTGAAAGTGAATTAGAAGAGGGTACCTCAGTGAAGATATGGCTGCCTTTAATTGAGGAGGAAGATTATGAATAA